The Castanea sativa cultivar Marrone di Chiusa Pesio chromosome 4, ASM4071231v1 sequence TGATTAACAGACACCAAAGGGTATTTACAATGATGCTACAATGCATTTTCATCTCCGCCTATCATTTTAGTACTCCCTACCTTatcaaagaaaattcaaattaaaaaagaagaagaaattcatGGTTCAATGATCTTTGATATGCCAATCCTATCATGTAAGTCTATTATGTAAGAGGTAATATCTAGTGTataaaactacaattttttactttcattAAATCAAACGATAAGACATCCAAAGAATACAGTGACACGATATTCCATACCAATAAAAATAAGCTACTTGATGCAAGATATGACATAAAGTCAAAAACCATGTGAAAAAGTTCATTGTCCAATAGTAAATGGTTTGGAGTACCATGTCAAATGTACTCCAGCTACACTCAAAAGTGTTTGATTTCAACAATTTGATTTATGTACACCAAAGGGTACACACAATGATACTGCACTGCATTTTCATCTCCTCTTATCACTTTAGTCCTCTCCACCTTAGCAAaggaaattcaaattaaaacaaaaaaataaaacaaaaaatcacagtTTAATGATCTCTAACATGCTAATCCTATCATGTAAAAGGCAGTATCCATTGCACAAAACTCTCATTTTTACTTCCATTAAATCAAACGGCACTGATTGTAAAAACCTCATGTCCTCATTTGTTGAGGATAACAGCACTCTAATTGATACAAAAAACATAGAGGTACAAAGTAATAAACCAGCAACACTGATAAATAAAACATAAGGAAATAGGAACCAAAGTTTACAAGGAAAAGATGGTAAAGCAGAATGAAATAATACTACAACAATGAGAGGGAATTAAATGCTGTCTACTTTGATTTGGGAGAGGACTCTTCCTTCTTCAAACTTTTGAGCTCTTCCCAGGCTTCAATCCAGGGAAGCATAGCATCCCCAAGCTGCTGAAATTAATGACTAACATGGCCAAGCTTTACCTTGACCAACTTTGAGAGCTCAACATAGCATTCCTGCACGGTTGTGCACTTTTTTGAGAAAACGATAGACTGGAAGAATGGAATGATCTCTTCCTGCAAGTATATGCCCTTGTATTCCTTCTTCAAATTAACAAATGGGTTGCTTGCCTTGCTATGCCAAATGTATGGCAACCCTGTCTTCACCCCTAGATTCAAATGGTCACAAATCACctgaaaaccaaattcagaaGGCATTAAAAGGTCGTGTAGGTGTACAAAAACTCACCCTTCTGCGAGGCCTGGAAGAGGCGATTGGTATTAAATATCTATATCCTACACATTGAGCCCACTAGCTACATCTTATATGTTATAGCAATCAACTGGGAATGCTGTAATAAATTAGGATTTTTCTTCAACCATCAGATGGCATGCTATAAAGCACTCACACAAAAGAATGAAGATACCTTGGCACACCGACCAGCCCACATATCGTCATTGCAGGTCCAATCAGTTCTCTGTCGAAAGCAAGGTTCATCCCACACATTGACAGCATCCACATACCTGTATGAACTAATATTAATGCACAATTAGGCAACATTAAGCTGAAGAGGGCTCTAAGTTCCATGTCAGTGCTTTGAAATATCAAATTCAATGACTGGAATAGACAAATTACTCAGACTTGAATAAGAATTTTGACTTATGAAATGAGGTTGATTcccattagaaaaaaaaatcctatttatAAATAGCAAGTTGATATACAGTAAGATCAGTGAGTCACAAATTGTGACTTGAATCATTCAAAAGAAGGTGATTGAAATAGGTCATTCAAGTTTACAAGCAGCTTttacaaacatacacacacgCCAAAATTCAATGAGTGAGAGTCCTGGAAATTATTAGAGAACTTAAAAAcattaggaaaaaaatgcagcaatcatccaaagtccaaaccatAACAAAAGAGAAGTCATAGACTGAAAATATCTCTATTCCAACAAAACTAAGGAATCATTCTTGATGATGTCAAAAATTGTCAGTAAGCTGAATGGTCCTTACGTGCCCTAGACAAACCCTATaacacaaagaagaagaagaccttaCAGAGAGTACTGGTGTGGTACTAGCAAATACCCTCTGAAagttaagttagagaacttttataactctagagtgccaaaACTAGTGTAAATTATGCGTCCCTTGATTTACGAAGGTTTTGGTGTTTTTATAGTACGttctgtttgttttaataatgatgttttctagaaaataagtcattttctaaaaagcattttctataaaactatctcatttttcaatgtttggtagcaactttaaataagttgaaaaacaacctcttaacttcctttatttagcttgctgtgagatagagttgttttccaaaaaaatttaatggaaaacaatctctaaaaataagccatactttttatattgaccaaagataattttcctttgactcatatttttttatgctaccaaacattggaaaataaggaaaactatctttacataaggttttccattgaaacaaacggagcggtAGTGTAGAGTCGGCTTGATTTCTTGATGGAGAGGGTATTTCCTTGTAGGAAAGATCCTCATTAATGCTCGTATTTTGAGGGATCATTTTCTTGTACGGATCCTTGTGATTATGGTTGAGCGTAGAGTGCAAGACATTTCCATATTAAGTTCCTTGGGGATTACTTAGGCTATGTAGGCCCCACGTGGCTTTGGCAACCATCTGGGTTGAGTCCGTCCACCTTTGACGAGTTTGTCTTCTCTAAAGCATCCGTCTGCTTTTCTGGCTGCCGTTCAAGACTTGAGTCCATCTGTCATTTCCTTGGCTGTTAGGCCATCCAGACCGTCTCAATCTCCTTTGGTAACACCGTCTTTTGTCATTAACTTTGTGAAAGGGATCCGTATACCTTGTGATTCATCCCTATCAATTCCCTACAAATTTTAAAGTCAGATAATAATATTCACCTCTATTTGGCAGCCAAGAAAAAGAATAACATCAAGTTGAAAGTTGAttgagaaaaatacaaaatagcTATTACCAAATGCATTAAAACCGAACCTTTCGTGATACAATACTGATAgcagccaaaaaataaatataaatcgTAGTTCAACAATGACAAACCAATAAAAGAAGCAACAGCAAGCCTTACTAAGAGTGATAAGAAACTTAACCCGCTGTTGCGCTCATGAGGCTTGACAAGCTGAGTAGGGGCATCATAGTCAGGAATGTTGAGCCAAAGCCCATGAGAGATGGCAGTAGACACTCCTTCTCTCAAGCTAAAGGGGTATCCACGAACGAAGTCAGCTCCATCCCTATACGGATCATATAGGGTATTGAAGAATAATGGTGTTGATGGTGTCAGCAGGTTCTGTATGTGTTGTGCTAATGCATTTATCTCTTTCCCGCTCGGATCCTTCGCCACCTTTATTCACATTTATTCCAAGTCTCAATGACACAAACAAgataaggaaaaaggaaaatggtGCCAAACATATCAGATTATTGTGTCAAGAATGAATCGGCATTTTATTAAACTAAATAGGTATAAAATGTTATGTTCAATCAAATTAGTTTTGATGCTTTGTTACGCAATCCTTTACAAGATCGCTCATAGACCTTACATATTGGAATCATATAGCTTTAgtattctttttctctctttctcttaccCTTCCATTTATTAGCAATCTGTTTGTTATTGCTTCACAACTTACAATCAGAttggtttttcttctttttgcttgtttttgtatgcaaaaaaaaaaattctgttgCTACAATGATATGATCAATATATCATATTGTGACTAGTTCTTTAGATCCAGATAATATGAAGCATGAGTCATGAACAGTAACACATAAACATTTGCAGATAACAATGCAGActtcttattattataatttgaagaaaagaaaaaagatttcctatcaaaaacataaaatagaatACGCCAA is a genomic window containing:
- the LOC142630375 gene encoding putative UDP-arabinopyranose mutase 1; the encoded protein is MAKCFEGFLLVAKDPSGKEINALAQHIQNLLTPSTPLFFNTLYDPYRDGADFVRGYPFSLREGVSTAISHGLWLNIPDYDAPTQLVKPHERNSGYVDAVNVWDEPCFRQRTDWTCNDDMWAGRCAKVICDHLNLGVKTGLPYIWHSKASNPFVNLKKEYKGIYLQEEIIPFFQSIVFSKKCTTVQECYVELSKLVKVKLGHVSH